The Algoriphagus sp. TR-M9 genome has a window encoding:
- a CDS encoding HepT-like ribonuclease domain-containing protein, protein MEGKIKTWLEDVLKAIEEIESFMPEKKDFFAFQKDLKTKRAIERNIEIIGEAVSRILKIDSQFPIKNSRKIVDSRNRIIHGYDTVSEEIIWSIVIRDLPKLKKRGYTTATLK, encoded by the coding sequence ATGGAAGGTAAAATTAAAACTTGGCTAGAGGATGTTTTGAAAGCCATCGAAGAAATAGAAAGTTTCATGCCTGAAAAAAAAGACTTTTTTGCTTTTCAAAAGGATTTGAAAACTAAGCGAGCTATCGAAAGGAACATAGAAATAATTGGAGAGGCTGTTTCAAGAATACTAAAAATAGATTCTCAATTTCCCATCAAAAACTCACGAAAAATTGTAGACTCTCGAAACCGAATAATTCATGGATACGATACTGTTTCTGAAGAAATTATATGGTCAATTGTAATTCGGGATTTACCAAAATTGAAAAAAAGAGGTTACACAACAGCTACATTAAAATGA
- a CDS encoding nucleotidyltransferase domain-containing protein, producing the protein MNELTKHIDQIRELCEANKVASLFAFGSITTNKFNSDSDIDLIIDIDEKDPLNYSDYYFEVKDQLSKILKRPIDLLELKTLKNSFLKKEIEQSKVLVYGR; encoded by the coding sequence ATGAATGAGTTGACAAAACATATTGATCAAATCAGAGAGCTATGTGAAGCAAACAAAGTGGCTTCGCTTTTTGCATTTGGCTCTATCACTACGAATAAATTCAATTCAGATAGTGATATTGATTTGATAATAGATATTGATGAAAAAGATCCATTGAATTATTCTGATTACTATTTCGAAGTGAAAGACCAACTCTCTAAAATCTTAAAAAGACCTATTGATTTGCTTGAATTAAAAACTTTGAAGAATTCATTTTTGAAAAAAGAAATAGAGCAGTCCAAAGTGCTGGTTTATGGAAGGTAA
- a CDS encoding glycoside hydrolase family 113, with product MKNAGSRSYLLSSVLVILGFGLWALLVVDPVTITVEEKWKGVCWVGSRSPLLGPELEALKSTGADALSQTPFGWQSEKNSPEIRWDTHNENKWWGESSQGIKATFDSSARHGIMNMLKPHLWVRGSWPGEIEMKNEEDWKLWFENYQGFILDYAMMAEEHQIPMLCVGTELEMTSEREEDWRNVIAEIRKVYSGKLIYAANFTEFEHVKFWDALDYIGIQAYFPLSAKANPDLSDLKSGWKKNISRIEKVVRNYQKPVMFTEIGYCNTVDAAKEPWVWPNERKETELSEEMQALCYESFFETAWKESWMAGVFFWKWYPDGRHRNPDFTPQGKLAEEMMKKYFLAN from the coding sequence ATGAAAAACGCTGGATCAAGAAGTTATCTGCTGAGTTCGGTTTTGGTAATTCTGGGGTTTGGGCTCTGGGCTTTGCTTGTGGTAGACCCGGTTACAATTACAGTGGAAGAAAAATGGAAAGGCGTATGCTGGGTAGGAAGTAGATCACCGCTTTTGGGACCGGAACTGGAAGCTTTAAAGTCAACTGGAGCTGATGCACTTTCTCAAACTCCTTTTGGCTGGCAAAGTGAAAAGAACTCTCCTGAAATCCGCTGGGACACCCATAACGAGAATAAATGGTGGGGAGAGTCGTCTCAGGGTATCAAAGCGACTTTTGACTCTTCTGCCCGTCATGGCATCATGAATATGCTCAAGCCGCATCTTTGGGTGCGGGGAAGCTGGCCTGGTGAGATTGAGATGAAGAATGAGGAGGACTGGAAGCTTTGGTTTGAGAATTACCAGGGTTTTATCCTGGACTATGCGATGATGGCCGAGGAACATCAAATCCCCATGCTGTGCGTTGGTACTGAGCTGGAAATGACTTCAGAACGTGAAGAAGACTGGAGGAATGTTATTGCTGAGATTAGAAAGGTGTATTCTGGTAAGCTGATTTATGCAGCCAATTTCACAGAGTTTGAGCATGTCAAGTTCTGGGATGCGCTAGACTACATAGGTATCCAAGCTTATTTTCCACTTTCTGCGAAAGCCAATCCTGATTTATCTGACCTCAAATCTGGCTGGAAGAAGAATATATCTAGGATTGAAAAAGTTGTCCGAAACTACCAAAAGCCTGTGATGTTCACGGAAATCGGTTATTGCAATACCGTGGATGCCGCTAAGGAACCTTGGGTCTGGCCAAATGAACGTAAGGAAACGGAGCTTTCTGAGGAAATGCAGGCACTTTGTTATGAATCTTTTTTTGAAACCGCATGGAAAGAATCCTGGATGGCTGGGGTGTTCTTTTGGAAGTGGTATCCCGATGGGAGACACCGAAATCCTGACTTTACCCCGCAGGGAAAACTAGCCGAAGAAATGATGAAGAAATATTTTTTAGCAAACTGA
- a CDS encoding cellulose synthase family protein, with translation MIFLYILIGIYALGMLFIFLYSLAQGHLLLRFLGAKKSLGEVAHTVPKAWPKVTIQLPVYNELYVVDRLLDSVAKMNYPADLLEIQVLDDSTDQTAELIQQKIQEFPNLNFKYIHRIDRTGFKAGALKEGLAKASGEFIAIFDADFVPDPDFLQKTIPYFSSEKVGMVQTRWTHLNKNYSLLTRLQAFALDAHFLIEQIGRNSQHAFINFNGTGGIWRKSCIIDAGDWQDDTLTEDLDLSYRAQRKGWEFVYRPEIESPAELPPIMSAVKSQQFRWTKGGAECAGKHARAVLGENFPLSTKFHAMAHLFNSSIFIAILLVSLSSIGVWWAGMQGMISDNLFRIAGLFMIGFVIIAGVYLVAYFYEKRSFLRSLIQAIYMLPLFLSVSMGLALHNAQAVWEGLSGKKSPFIRTPKFNLEGGSGLESNPYIKFKIPATTWMEGVLMLVFSAMVGLHVYWGTFEMLPFHLMLAVGYGLVFFSSFKAYSLGK, from the coding sequence ATGATCTTCTTATATATTTTGATTGGGATTTATGCCCTGGGAATGCTGTTTATTTTCCTTTACAGCCTTGCTCAAGGGCATTTGCTTTTAAGGTTTTTGGGTGCCAAAAAGTCATTGGGTGAAGTCGCTCATACTGTACCGAAGGCCTGGCCAAAAGTCACTATTCAACTTCCAGTTTACAATGAACTGTATGTTGTTGATCGCTTGTTGGACTCGGTTGCCAAGATGAATTATCCGGCAGATTTGCTGGAAATCCAGGTCTTAGATGACAGCACCGATCAGACGGCTGAGTTGATTCAGCAGAAAATCCAGGAGTTCCCAAATCTAAATTTCAAATACATTCACCGTATTGATCGAACTGGCTTTAAAGCTGGAGCCTTGAAAGAAGGCTTGGCAAAAGCCAGCGGAGAATTCATTGCGATTTTCGATGCGGATTTTGTTCCGGATCCGGATTTTTTACAAAAGACCATTCCTTATTTCTCTTCAGAAAAAGTTGGAATGGTGCAAACGCGATGGACACATTTGAATAAAAACTATTCCCTGCTGACGCGCTTGCAAGCTTTTGCATTGGACGCACATTTTCTGATCGAGCAAATCGGAAGAAATAGCCAACATGCCTTTATCAATTTCAATGGAACGGGTGGTATTTGGCGGAAGTCCTGCATCATTGATGCTGGAGACTGGCAAGACGACACGCTCACTGAGGATTTGGATTTGAGTTACCGCGCGCAGCGCAAAGGTTGGGAGTTTGTCTATAGACCGGAAATAGAATCTCCTGCCGAACTTCCACCGATCATGTCCGCCGTGAAATCCCAGCAATTCCGCTGGACTAAAGGCGGAGCAGAATGTGCAGGAAAGCATGCTCGGGCAGTTTTGGGGGAGAATTTCCCGCTTTCTACTAAGTTTCATGCAATGGCGCATTTGTTCAATAGCAGCATTTTCATTGCAATTCTACTGGTGAGTTTAAGCAGTATTGGCGTGTGGTGGGCAGGAATGCAAGGAATGATTTCAGACAATTTGTTTAGAATTGCCGGGCTATTTATGATAGGTTTTGTAATCATAGCTGGCGTGTATTTAGTGGCTTATTTCTACGAAAAGCGAAGTTTTCTCAGAAGCCTGATCCAGGCAATTTACATGTTGCCGCTTTTTCTTTCAGTTTCCATGGGTTTGGCTTTGCACAATGCTCAGGCGGTTTGGGAAGGGCTTTCTGGTAAAAAATCACCTTTTATCCGAACGCCAAAATTCAATCTGGAAGGAGGTTCCGGCCTTGAAAGCAATCCATATATCAAATTCAAAATTCCAGCGACAACCTGGATGGAAGGAGTCTTAATGCTCGTGTTTTCAGCCATGGTTGGGCTTCATGTTTATTGGGGTACTTTCGAGATGCTGCCTTTTCACCTGATGCTTGCGGTGGGGTATGGCTTGGTTTTCTTTTCTTCATTTAAAGCTTACAGTTTAGGTAAATAG
- a CDS encoding glycosyltransferase 87 family protein — protein MSKQLNRLLIPFLGLLMAAGFYYLGYFVPRENFWLTFMLFSSLFAGMAAVYYLGKAPKWSLIFIAGLFFRLVLLPATPNWSDDYPRFLWDGELVRMNQNPYLDTPEGLLQNNPERANSYLNSLFETMNSPQYFSVYPPLNQAIFYLAAWGANLDAKTGVLILRVILILGEIGVFFLLLKLFDHFQLPEKRLILYWLNPLVIMEITGNLHFEGLVLLLLLASLYALSKNRNLLSGGFWGLSVGMKLLPLMLIPTFFSFQKTRRSTVFWIGSALALVLSFAWLLIDSSWVHFLQSLKLYQGKFEFNASVYYLLREVGFWVKGYNVIGEITPILSAVTLLGILYFSWKKKPQNLLQLIDLWGLIYLIYLALHPVVHPWYLIPAFGLSLFTSKKAFLIWTFAVIFSYQAYGDPNYQESPIFLFLEYSILALAVYWDYFRQKTHLKTIS, from the coding sequence TTGAGCAAGCAGCTTAATCGGCTTTTAATACCGTTTTTAGGACTGCTAATGGCAGCAGGTTTTTATTATTTAGGCTACTTTGTGCCAAGAGAAAATTTCTGGCTAACCTTTATGCTGTTTTCTTCGCTCTTCGCTGGAATGGCAGCTGTTTATTATTTGGGTAAAGCCCCAAAATGGAGTTTGATTTTTATTGCAGGTCTGTTTTTTCGTTTGGTATTGTTACCTGCTACCCCAAACTGGTCTGATGATTATCCACGATTTCTTTGGGATGGTGAATTGGTGAGGATGAACCAAAATCCATACCTGGATACTCCTGAAGGTTTGCTTCAAAATAACCCAGAAAGAGCAAATTCATACTTGAATAGCCTTTTCGAAACGATGAATTCACCGCAGTACTTCTCGGTTTATCCGCCTCTGAATCAGGCGATTTTCTATCTTGCCGCATGGGGAGCTAATCTTGATGCAAAAACAGGAGTTCTAATTTTACGGGTGATTTTAATACTAGGGGAAATAGGGGTTTTCTTTCTGCTTTTGAAGCTATTCGACCATTTCCAGCTTCCGGAAAAAAGACTTATCCTTTACTGGCTGAATCCTTTGGTGATTATGGAGATCACTGGTAATCTTCACTTTGAGGGATTGGTCCTTCTTCTTTTGCTAGCTTCTCTATATGCGCTGAGTAAAAATAGAAATTTACTTTCTGGTGGGTTTTGGGGATTGTCGGTGGGGATGAAACTCCTGCCGTTGATGCTAATACCTACGTTTTTTTCCTTTCAGAAAACCAGGAGATCAACAGTCTTTTGGATAGGATCTGCTCTTGCGCTAGTTCTGAGCTTTGCCTGGCTTTTAATCGATAGCTCCTGGGTTCATTTCCTCCAAAGCTTAAAGCTTTACCAGGGTAAATTTGAATTCAATGCATCGGTCTATTACTTACTTCGGGAAGTTGGATTCTGGGTGAAAGGGTATAATGTCATTGGAGAAATTACTCCAATTTTAAGTGCAGTCACTTTGCTTGGGATTCTCTATTTTTCATGGAAAAAGAAACCGCAAAACCTACTTCAGTTGATAGATCTTTGGGGGTTGATTTACCTGATTTATCTAGCACTGCATCCTGTAGTTCATCCTTGGTATCTAATTCCTGCTTTTGGCTTGAGCCTATTTACTTCTAAAAAAGCCTTCTTAATCTGGACTTTCGCAGTGATATTTTCGTACCAAGCTTATGGAGATCCAAACTATCAAGAAAGCCCAATTTTCCTTTTCTTAGAATATTCCATACTAGCACTAGCAGTTTATTGGGATTATTTTCGACAGAAAACACATTTGAAAACAATTTCATGA
- a CDS encoding DUF6503 family protein, with protein MRFLTPCCFLFVFIGLASCDSRSEAEKLVDKAIAAHGGEAFESSQIEFDFRDIHYSILKTPDRFEYIREFSDSTGNAIRDLLNNEGFVRTVNGVKIDTLSEEWIGKYSRSVNSVAYFAYLPYGLNDPSVYKSLVGDTEINGEKYDLIKVTFAEEGGGEDYDDEFLYWIGKEDSYVDFLAYSYHTDGGGVRMREVSSVNEIGGIRFQNYLNFKPQDETVAVEMMQNLYESGDLELLSEINLENIRVEPLDE; from the coding sequence ATGAGGTTTTTAACTCCTTGCTGCTTTCTTTTTGTCTTTATTGGTCTTGCATCTTGCGACAGCAGGTCAGAAGCAGAAAAATTAGTGGACAAGGCTATAGCCGCACATGGTGGTGAAGCTTTTGAAAGTTCTCAAATTGAATTTGACTTCAGGGATATTCATTACAGCATTTTAAAAACGCCAGATCGCTTTGAGTACATCCGAGAGTTTTCGGATTCAACAGGAAATGCCATCCGGGATTTATTGAATAATGAGGGTTTTGTCCGCACAGTGAATGGCGTGAAAATCGATACTTTGTCGGAGGAGTGGATAGGTAAATATTCCCGATCGGTGAATTCAGTAGCCTATTTTGCCTACCTCCCTTACGGTCTGAATGACCCATCGGTCTACAAATCCTTAGTTGGGGATACAGAAATCAATGGTGAAAAATATGATCTGATCAAAGTGACTTTTGCCGAAGAAGGAGGTGGAGAGGACTATGACGATGAGTTTTTGTACTGGATAGGCAAAGAGGACTCCTATGTGGATTTTTTGGCGTATAGTTATCACACCGATGGAGGTGGAGTCCGGATGAGGGAGGTGAGCTCCGTGAATGAAATAGGTGGAATCCGGTTTCAAAACTATCTGAACTTCAAGCCCCAAGATGAAACTGTGGCAGTGGAAATGATGCAGAATCTATATGAATCCGGTGATTTAGAGTTACTTTCAGAGATCAATCTTGAGAATATCAGAGTTGAACCCTTGGACGAATAG
- a CDS encoding bifunctional alpha/beta hydrolase/OsmC family protein produces the protein MNPKRLTFENRSSLELAAHLYLPADQKPKFFALFAHCFTCSKNFSAVTRICSALSQSGIAALSFDFTGLGMSEGEFAESSFSSNVSDLLDAAAFLEKEYDTPKMLIGHSLGGAAVLYAAAELENVQAVVTIGAPATPSHVRHLFKDSVEEIEEKGVAKVSIGGRPFQISKSFVDDLEQKPLATFLKKLRKSLLVMHSPQDEIVEVSNAAEIYNAAHHPKSFISLDGATHLISNPQDSEYIAEVIGSWSKRYVLVEKAKEPNDTRGNQVFVRLSGEKYTTEVMTPNHHLIADEPLGVGGEDLGPNPYDLLMASLGSCTAMTLKMYAERKKWPLEQVSVFLNHEKVHLADSENPEEPSAKVSQFTRIIEIEGDLDSEQRQKLLEISNKCPVHRTLQEEIIIQTMLSK, from the coding sequence ATGAACCCAAAACGACTGACATTTGAGAACAGAAGCAGCTTGGAACTGGCGGCTCATTTGTATTTGCCAGCGGATCAAAAGCCTAAGTTTTTTGCGCTTTTTGCCCATTGCTTTACCTGCTCCAAAAATTTCTCGGCAGTAACCCGGATTTGCTCAGCTTTATCACAAAGCGGAATTGCGGCTCTAAGCTTTGACTTTACAGGCTTGGGCATGAGTGAAGGAGAGTTTGCCGAATCATCATTCAGCAGCAACGTAAGCGATTTGCTGGATGCGGCGGCTTTTTTAGAGAAGGAATACGATACGCCTAAAATGCTCATTGGTCATTCCCTGGGAGGCGCTGCAGTTTTATATGCAGCTGCGGAATTAGAAAATGTACAAGCGGTAGTGACTATTGGAGCTCCTGCTACGCCTTCACATGTGAGACATTTATTCAAGGATAGTGTGGAGGAAATAGAAGAAAAAGGCGTGGCTAAGGTGTCTATTGGCGGTCGGCCATTTCAGATCAGTAAGAGTTTCGTGGATGATCTGGAGCAAAAGCCCCTGGCTACTTTTCTGAAAAAACTAAGAAAGTCACTTTTGGTTATGCATTCTCCGCAGGATGAAATTGTTGAAGTCAGCAATGCAGCGGAGATTTATAATGCGGCCCATCATCCGAAAAGTTTTATATCGCTGGATGGCGCGACTCATTTGATTTCAAATCCTCAGGATAGCGAGTACATCGCAGAGGTGATCGGAAGTTGGAGCAAGCGCTATGTGCTGGTAGAGAAGGCAAAAGAGCCAAATGATACCAGAGGTAATCAGGTTTTTGTTCGCCTCTCAGGAGAGAAATATACTACTGAAGTAATGACGCCAAACCATCATTTGATTGCTGATGAGCCTTTAGGTGTAGGAGGGGAGGATTTGGGGCCAAATCCGTATGATTTATTGATGGCTTCACTGGGCAGCTGCACCGCAATGACGCTAAAGATGTACGCGGAGCGTAAAAAGTGGCCTCTGGAGCAGGTTTCTGTTTTTCTCAATCATGAAAAAGTGCATTTGGCAGATAGTGAAAATCCTGAAGAACCATCAGCCAAGGTCAGCCAATTCACCAGAATCATAGAGATCGAAGGAGATCTGGATTCGGAGCAAAGACAAAAATTACTGGAGATATCCAATAAGTGTCCCGTTCACCGCACACTTCAGGAAGAGATCATCATCCAAACTATGCTATCCAAATGA
- a CDS encoding Gfo/Idh/MocA family protein, translating to MKNNRRREFLKSTGLAGLGLFGAGSAFSSDFESLPKQALIGKQRVQTFNMSGFAAPKIDTVRVGIVGLGMRGPGAVNRLSKVEGVEIKALCDLIPERVEKAKESLKDTSHRPEGYSGNAYAYKEMMDRDDLDLIYIATPWEWHTPMSVYGMEAGKHVACEVPIARTLEECWQLVETSERTKKHCMQLENCCYDFFELMTLKMAREGYFGEVLHVEGAYIHNLLSLNFNKENGYQDMWRLKENYRDGNLYPTHGLGPICQILNVNRGDQMDYLTSTSSDDFSMHAEAARLAKEDNFYASYAEKKFRGNMNTTMVKTKNGKSIMIQHDVSSPRPYSRLHVVSGTEGYAQKYPSPKVAKGHGWMDEEEMKELEKKYTPEIVQKVGALAKEVGGHGGMDFMMDWRLIDCLRNGLPLDQDVYDAALWSAISPLSEWSVANRSNSIDVPDFTGGNWKTNKPVPITLRG from the coding sequence ATGAAGAATAACCGAAGAAGAGAGTTTCTAAAGTCCACAGGATTAGCGGGATTGGGACTGTTTGGAGCAGGAAGTGCCTTTTCCAGTGACTTTGAAAGCCTTCCCAAGCAAGCATTGATAGGGAAGCAGAGAGTTCAAACTTTTAATATGAGTGGGTTTGCTGCTCCTAAAATCGATACTGTCCGTGTAGGCATAGTAGGTTTAGGCATGCGGGGTCCAGGAGCTGTAAATCGCTTGAGTAAGGTTGAGGGTGTGGAGATAAAGGCGCTTTGTGATTTGATTCCGGAGCGGGTAGAGAAGGCCAAGGAAAGTTTAAAAGATACCAGTCATAGACCTGAAGGATACTCCGGCAATGCCTACGCTTATAAAGAGATGATGGATAGGGATGATTTAGATCTGATCTATATCGCTACTCCATGGGAATGGCATACTCCAATGTCTGTTTACGGAATGGAGGCTGGGAAGCATGTGGCTTGTGAGGTTCCTATCGCAAGAACGCTTGAGGAGTGCTGGCAACTAGTGGAAACCTCTGAGCGCACTAAAAAGCATTGCATGCAGCTGGAGAATTGCTGCTATGATTTCTTTGAGTTAATGACGTTGAAAATGGCCCGTGAAGGGTATTTTGGTGAAGTTCTTCATGTGGAGGGCGCATATATCCATAATCTACTATCCCTGAATTTCAATAAGGAAAATGGCTATCAGGATATGTGGAGGCTAAAGGAAAACTATAGAGACGGTAACTTATATCCTACACATGGGCTAGGCCCGATCTGTCAAATTCTAAATGTGAATAGAGGTGATCAGATGGACTATCTGACTTCTACCTCCTCCGACGATTTTTCTATGCACGCGGAAGCAGCGAGATTGGCTAAGGAGGATAATTTCTATGCTTCGTATGCCGAGAAGAAATTCCGTGGTAATATGAATACCACCATGGTAAAAACCAAGAATGGTAAATCTATCATGATTCAGCATGATGTGTCTTCCCCGCGCCCTTACTCCAGACTTCATGTGGTAAGTGGTACTGAAGGCTACGCCCAAAAGTACCCTTCTCCGAAGGTGGCCAAAGGTCATGGCTGGATGGATGAGGAGGAAATGAAGGAATTAGAGAAAAAATATACCCCGGAAATTGTGCAAAAAGTGGGAGCACTAGCCAAGGAAGTTGGTGGTCATGGAGGGATGGATTTCATGATGGATTGGAGATTGATTGACTGCTTGAGAAATGGGCTGCCATTAGATCAGGATGTGTATGATGCGGCACTGTGGAGCGCTATTTCTCCGCTTAGCGAATGGTCGGTTGCCAATAGATCTAACTCTATAGATGTGCCGGATTTCACAGGAGGAAACTGGAAAACAAACAAACCTGTGCCTATCACCCTTAGAGGATAA
- a CDS encoding glycosyltransferase family 2 protein has translation MHNPPIIDVIIPAYNEEKSIPKVIGDIPAVVRNIVVANNNSTDSTGKVAEAAGAKVVFEPQKGYGKACLTAMDWIKKQEVQPDIVVFLDGDYSDYPEELLDLIQPILDDKADMVIGSRALGERESGSMTFPQVFGNWLATTMMKYMQGAKFSDLGPFRAIAWCRLLDLNMIDQNFGWTIEMQIKAHKAGLRYTEVPVNYRKRIGISKVSGTVKGVFGAGYKIIYTIFKYW, from the coding sequence ATGCATAATCCTCCAATTATTGATGTAATTATCCCTGCTTACAATGAGGAAAAGTCCATTCCAAAAGTCATTGGAGATATTCCAGCTGTAGTTAGAAACATCGTAGTTGCCAATAACAACTCTACTGATAGCACAGGAAAAGTAGCTGAAGCCGCTGGGGCAAAGGTGGTTTTCGAACCTCAGAAAGGCTATGGAAAAGCTTGCTTGACTGCTATGGATTGGATCAAAAAGCAGGAGGTTCAGCCTGATATTGTGGTCTTTTTAGATGGGGATTACAGCGATTATCCCGAGGAATTGTTGGATTTGATCCAGCCTATTTTGGATGATAAAGCCGATATGGTTATTGGTTCCAGAGCCTTGGGCGAGCGGGAATCCGGTTCTATGACTTTTCCTCAGGTCTTTGGGAATTGGTTGGCAACGACTATGATGAAGTACATGCAAGGAGCCAAATTCTCTGATTTAGGGCCTTTTAGAGCGATAGCTTGGTGCAGGTTATTGGACTTGAATATGATCGATCAGAACTTCGGTTGGACGATAGAGATGCAAATCAAAGCTCACAAAGCTGGCCTCCGATACACTGAAGTTCCTGTGAATTACCGCAAGCGAATAGGAATATCCAAAGTCAGTGGAACAGTTAAGGGAGTTTTTGGAGCTGGATATAAGATTATTTATACAATTTTTAAGTATTGGTGA